Proteins encoded in a region of the Mesoflavibacter profundi genome:
- a CDS encoding rhodanese-like domain-containing protein produces the protein MADLSQEQWTEQLQADDNAIILDVRTEAEVAERKIPNSINIDIHKGQGFIYQLEELDKSKNYYVYCRSGARSGQACNIMNQLGFENAYNLVGGILDWNGEVE, from the coding sequence ATGGCAGACTTATCACAAGAGCAATGGACAGAGCAATTACAAGCAGACGATAACGCAATTATATTAGACGTTAGAACAGAAGCTGAAGTTGCCGAACGTAAAATACCAAATTCTATAAACATAGATATACATAAAGGACAAGGCTTTATTTATCAGCTTGAAGAACTTGACAAAAGTAAAAACTACTACGTGTATTGTAGATCAGGAGCAAGAAGTGGTCAAGCATGTAATATCATGAATCAGTTAGGATTTGAAAATGCTTACAATTTAGTTGGAGGAATATTAGATTGGAACGGAGAAGTAGAATAA
- a CDS encoding GmrSD restriction endonuclease domain-containing protein: protein MAFNPKTEYTIVPTEISIKDFFEYKEDYVTRPPYQRKAVWNKKKKQALMDSLFRRYYIPKLVIREVRKDDTGTVSEIVDGQQRITTVQDFFDNKYPLPKTLSDLGDGLAGKYYKDLGTDIRKFIDKSLKYQADVIKNIEEPNNVEHQIIATEIFWRLQQGESLNYMEVAHAQLSSLSRNFIVKYSDDLTFDYEAYTPIDSNKDKLPFFNLLDVDNGRMKHLQFMARFLLIEKEGGYTDLSDKKITEFINEHKTKNGIGDYSFENEKLASNVKTNLNIFYSIFKDDAMLDDNNGIKEFSTEYFIISIYMLIRHLRMYYVIDEETKVNIKEFVYDFYKRWKTYDEGTDTDLLTFSNRRQQGETDLEVRDMILRQIFFKYVLDNNICLKEKDSNRAFSELQRILIYRQGKGLCQQCLREGVPEKEAKVSWSKYQADHVLPHSKGGETILENGELLCAFHNLSKGNRT, encoded by the coding sequence ATGGCATTTAATCCTAAAACAGAATACACTATAGTTCCTACAGAAATAAGTATTAAAGATTTTTTTGAATACAAAGAGGATTATGTAACAAGACCACCATATCAAAGAAAGGCTGTATGGAATAAAAAGAAAAAACAAGCTTTAATGGATAGTCTATTTAGACGTTATTACATTCCAAAACTTGTAATAAGAGAAGTTAGAAAAGATGATACAGGCACAGTTAGTGAAATTGTAGATGGTCAACAACGTATTACTACTGTCCAAGATTTTTTTGATAATAAGTATCCTTTACCAAAAACATTATCCGATTTAGGTGATGGTTTAGCAGGTAAATATTATAAAGATTTAGGCACAGATATTAGAAAATTTATTGATAAATCTCTTAAATACCAGGCAGATGTAATTAAGAACATAGAGGAGCCTAACAATGTAGAACATCAAATTATAGCAACTGAAATATTTTGGCGTTTACAACAAGGTGAATCCCTTAATTATATGGAAGTAGCTCACGCTCAACTATCAAGTTTAAGTAGAAATTTTATTGTTAAATATTCTGATGACTTAACTTTTGATTACGAAGCTTACACTCCAATCGATTCTAATAAAGATAAATTACCTTTTTTTAATTTATTGGATGTAGATAATGGAAGAATGAAACATCTTCAATTTATGGCACGTTTCTTATTAATTGAAAAAGAAGGTGGTTATACAGATTTAAGTGATAAAAAAATCACTGAGTTTATCAATGAACATAAAACTAAAAATGGTATTGGAGATTATTCATTTGAAAATGAAAAATTAGCTTCTAATGTGAAAACTAATCTAAATATATTTTATAGCATCTTTAAAGATGACGCTATGCTAGATGATAATAATGGTATAAAAGAGTTTTCTACAGAGTATTTTATTATTTCAATCTATATGCTAATTCGTCATTTAAGAATGTATTATGTAATTGATGAAGAAACGAAAGTTAATATAAAAGAATTTGTATATGACTTTTATAAGAGGTGGAAAACTTACGACGAAGGCACAGATACAGATTTATTAACTTTTAGTAATAGACGACAACAAGGAGAAACTGATTTAGAAGTAAGAGATATGATCTTGCGTCAAATATTCTTCAAATATGTTTTAGATAACAATATTTGTTTAAAAGAGAAGGATTCAAATAGAGCTTTTTCTGAATTACAAAGAATATTAATTTATAGACAGGGCAAAGGTTTATGTCAACAATGTTTAAGGGAGGGAGTTCCCGAAAAAGAAGCAAAAGTGAGTTGGTCTAAATATCAAGCAGATCACGTTTTACCACATTCTAAAGGAGGTGAAACAATATTAGAAAACGGCGAGTTATTGTGCGCTTTTCATAACCTTTCAAAAGGTAATAGAACCTAA
- a CDS encoding thioredoxin family protein, whose product MKTTQKLLILFVLVLSVSAFTIKSSQGYKIGDVATDFKLENIDGTMVSLSDFEDAKGFIITFTCNTCPYAIAYEDRVEALNKKYASKGYPVIAIMPNNTTIKPGDNMEAMQKRAKEKGFTFPYLIDAEQDIYPQYGATKTPHIYVLQKTKKGNIVKYIGAIDDNFQDANAVKTKYVEDAVNALLQGNEIKVKETKAIGCSIKA is encoded by the coding sequence ATGAAAACAACACAAAAACTATTAATATTATTTGTGCTAGTGCTATCTGTTAGTGCTTTTACAATTAAATCAAGCCAAGGTTATAAAATAGGTGATGTCGCAACAGACTTTAAACTAGAGAACATTGATGGTACAATGGTATCATTATCAGATTTCGAAGATGCTAAAGGATTTATAATAACATTTACTTGTAATACATGTCCTTATGCAATAGCTTATGAGGATAGAGTAGAAGCGTTAAATAAAAAATACGCTAGCAAAGGTTATCCTGTTATAGCAATTATGCCAAATAATACTACTATTAAACCAGGAGATAATATGGAGGCAATGCAAAAAAGAGCAAAAGAGAAAGGCTTTACATTTCCGTATTTAATAGATGCAGAACAAGACATTTATCCACAATATGGCGCAACAAAAACGCCGCATATATACGTTTTACAAAAAACAAAAAAAGGTAATATTGTAAAATACATTGGTGCAATAGATGATAATTTTCAAGATGCCAATGCAGTTAAGACCAAATATGTAGAAGATGCTGTTAATGCATTATTGCAAGGAAATGAAATAAAAGTGAAAGAAACCAAAGCAATAGGCTGTTCTATAAAGGCCTAA
- a CDS encoding Eco57I restriction-modification methylase domain-containing protein, whose translation MSLYQPSVLKHYLKLQDSEAINKAYTKYKRYFLNPTIQDNIRSSKEEEYQGIFLTELFVNVLDYTLKPKANFNLVAEYKNQNNARKADGAILDNDIAIGVIELKGTNTKDLESIRKQAFDYKANQKGCVYVITSNFEKLRFYINDATEFEEFNLFELTPERFELLYICLQKDNVLNNTPLKIKEQSVVEEEQITKQFYKDYSLFKRELFRDLVKRNAKTLKSQASNDTSSAVERSQEELLEVQRLEKNVKLTLFKKSQKLIDRYLFIFFAEDRGLLPPNSTQQILDKWKADVDFGDDRPLYVLFKQYFNFLDTGRAGTTKRAEIYAYNGGLFKEDKTLDSLDIDSDLLYKHTSKLAAYDFESQVDVNILGHIFENSLNEIESVNAEIEGADFDKQKSKRKKDGVFYTPKYITKYIVENTVGKLCEEKKTKLGFKEEEYFKGRKNRQKATITKLVDILDTYRDWLLQLTICDPACGSGAFLNQALNFLIAEHQYIDELKTKVLGGGLQFPDIENTILENNIYGVDLNEESVEIAKLSLWLRTAQPRRKLNDLSNNIKCGNSLIDSKAVAGDKAFNWQEQFPKVFENGGFDVIIGNPPYVRQELFKDHSEYLKKYNVYSGKADLFTYFFEKANNLLKTNGYLSFICSGKFFEANYGKPLVKYLVKNFVFQEVINFDDLEVFEGISAYPLIFTGVKKTPSINYHFKFCFIPDYVKNKISEIVSNIPFSKVNINDFVEFDYNFYDTETANVFKKINRNSIYLNDLNLLPLVGVKTGFNEGFMSKENTVISRPYIFGKNIKRFLTPLNENKIIFPYVKKENLYQLMNEDEIINNKHLEHHREKLERRAIIKDGIKNGSKKWFEYQQINRKLDFEKEYIVYPNVSLGTNFTLSKGNVIDMTGFIIPSNDKFLLFLLNSKITKFVMNKIAISRRGGYNEYKVQYLSKIPLKDIQDSEKKKYREVVDIIVNNNDKLYNLLNKFQTYLKQKFKLEKLPKKLQNWHELEFGDFIKELNKAIKTNNKQRVKDSLEEVPTLTKKDEFEWLDLFEDNKQKAQALQTQINQTDKEIDAMVYELYGLTEEEIQIVENS comes from the coding sequence ATGTCATTATATCAACCATCAGTATTAAAGCACTATTTAAAATTACAAGATAGTGAAGCCATAAATAAAGCCTATACTAAATACAAAAGATACTTTCTTAATCCTACAATACAAGATAATATACGTAGCTCTAAAGAAGAAGAATACCAAGGTATATTCCTTACAGAGTTATTTGTAAATGTATTAGATTATACACTTAAACCAAAAGCTAACTTTAATCTTGTAGCAGAGTATAAAAACCAAAACAATGCACGTAAAGCAGATGGTGCAATATTAGATAACGATATTGCTATTGGTGTTATAGAATTAAAAGGTACTAACACTAAAGATTTAGAAAGCATACGTAAACAAGCGTTCGATTATAAAGCTAATCAAAAAGGATGCGTGTATGTTATAACTTCTAACTTTGAAAAACTAAGGTTTTATATTAACGATGCAACCGAGTTTGAAGAGTTTAATCTGTTCGAGCTTACACCAGAGCGTTTTGAGTTATTATACATCTGTTTACAAAAAGACAATGTATTAAATAATACACCTCTAAAAATTAAAGAGCAGTCCGTTGTAGAAGAAGAACAAATCACAAAACAATTCTATAAAGACTATTCACTATTTAAACGAGAGCTATTTAGAGACCTAGTAAAACGCAACGCAAAAACGTTAAAATCACAAGCGTCTAATGACACCTCGAGCGCAGTCGAGAGGTCACAAGAAGAATTATTAGAAGTGCAACGTCTTGAAAAAAACGTTAAGCTAACACTCTTTAAAAAATCACAAAAACTAATAGACCGTTACCTATTTATTTTCTTTGCAGAAGATAGAGGCTTACTACCACCAAATAGCACACAACAAATATTAGATAAGTGGAAAGCAGATGTAGATTTTGGAGACGATAGACCACTTTACGTACTATTTAAACAATACTTTAATTTCTTAGATACAGGAAGAGCAGGAACAACTAAAAGAGCCGAAATATATGCTTATAACGGTGGTTTATTTAAAGAAGATAAAACCTTAGATAGCTTAGATATAGATAGCGATTTACTATACAAACACACCAGTAAATTAGCAGCTTACGATTTCGAGAGTCAAGTAGATGTGAATATACTAGGTCATATCTTCGAAAACTCTTTAAACGAAATAGAAAGCGTTAATGCAGAAATTGAAGGTGCAGACTTCGATAAACAAAAATCTAAACGTAAAAAAGATGGTGTCTTTTACACACCAAAATACATTACAAAGTACATTGTAGAAAATACGGTTGGTAAACTGTGTGAAGAAAAGAAAACCAAGCTAGGTTTTAAAGAAGAAGAATATTTTAAAGGGCGTAAGAATAGACAAAAAGCTACCATTACCAAATTAGTAGATATTTTAGATACTTATCGTGATTGGTTACTACAACTAACTATTTGCGACCCAGCATGTGGCTCAGGTGCATTCCTTAATCAAGCTTTAAACTTTTTAATTGCAGAACACCAATACATAGATGAGCTTAAAACAAAAGTATTAGGTGGTGGCTTACAGTTCCCAGATATAGAAAACACAATATTAGAAAACAACATTTACGGTGTAGATTTAAACGAAGAGTCTGTAGAAATAGCAAAACTTTCCCTATGGTTACGCACAGCACAACCAAGACGTAAATTAAACGATTTAAGTAACAATATTAAATGTGGTAACTCTTTAATAGATAGCAAAGCGGTTGCAGGCGATAAAGCCTTTAATTGGCAAGAGCAATTTCCTAAAGTATTTGAAAATGGTGGTTTTGATGTCATTATTGGTAATCCGCCTTATGTAAGACAAGAATTGTTTAAAGACCATTCAGAATATCTAAAAAAGTATAATGTTTATTCTGGGAAAGCAGACTTGTTTACATATTTTTTTGAAAAAGCAAACAATTTATTGAAAACGAATGGATATTTATCATTTATATGTTCAGGTAAATTTTTTGAAGCAAATTACGGTAAACCTTTAGTAAAGTATCTGGTTAAAAATTTTGTTTTTCAAGAAGTAATAAATTTTGATGATTTAGAGGTTTTTGAAGGAATTTCAGCATATCCTCTAATTTTTACTGGGGTAAAGAAAACGCCAAGTATTAATTATCATTTTAAGTTTTGTTTCATTCCTGACTATGTTAAAAATAAAATTAGCGAAATCGTTTCAAATATTCCTTTTTCAAAAGTAAATATAAATGACTTTGTAGAATTTGATTATAACTTTTATGATACTGAAACAGCAAATGTTTTTAAGAAGATAAATAGAAATAGTATTTACTTAAATGATTTAAATCTTTTACCATTAGTAGGTGTTAAAACAGGTTTTAATGAAGGTTTTATGTCAAAAGAGAATACAGTAATATCAAGACCTTACATATTTGGGAAAAATATAAAGCGTTTTTTAACTCCTTTAAATGAAAACAAGATAATTTTCCCTTATGTAAAAAAGGAAAATTTATATCAATTAATGAATGAAGATGAAATAATTAACAATAAACATTTAGAACATCATAGAGAAAAACTTGAAAGAAGAGCTATAATTAAAGATGGCATAAAAAATGGTTCAAAAAAATGGTTTGAATATCAACAAATAAATAGAAAGTTAGATTTTGAAAAAGAATATATAGTATACCCAAATGTTTCTTTAGGAACAAACTTTACTTTATCTAAAGGAAATGTTATTGATATGACTGGTTTTATAATACCTTCTAATGACAAATTTCTATTATTTTTATTGAATTCTAAAATAACCAAATTTGTAATGAATAAAATTGCAATTTCAAGAAGAGGAGGTTATAATGAGTATAAAGTTCAATATTTAAGTAAAATACCACTTAAAGATATTCAAGATTCAGAAAAAAAGAAATACAGGGAAGTTGTAGATATTATAGTTAACAATAATGATAAGTTATATAATCTATTAAACAAATTCCAAACCTACTTAAAACAAAAATTCAAATTAGAAAAACTCCCAAAAAAACTACAAAATTGGCACGAATTAGAATTTGGTGACTTTATAAAAGAGCTTAACAAAGCGATAAAAACAAATAACAAACAACGTGTTAAAGATAGTTTAGAAGAAGTACCAACCCTAACCAAAAAAGACGAGTTTGAGTGGTTAGACCTCTTTGAAGATAACAAACAAAAAGCACAAGCCTTACAAACCCAAATCAATCAAACCGATAAAGAAATCGATGCTATGGTATATGAACTATATGGGTTAACTGAAGAAGAAATCCAAATTGTTGAGAATAGTTAA
- a CDS encoding primase-helicase family protein codes for MNYLRIGVDYFKITEKPLHSGDTITTLVKWNKSEISTDHGKSFLQKIPKYDGFVTIPSHVDFKEKIKGFYNEYHQLKHDLKKGEFNKTKMFLKHIFGQQYALGLDYLTILWHYPTQILPILCLVSNERSTGKTTFLNWLKLIFEKNMTINKNEDFRSQFNADWATKLIVAIDEVLLDRREDSERIKNLSTARTYKIEHKGKDKIETPFFGKFILCSNNEDNFILIDDKEIRYWVLKIPTINQGMEVSDLLEDLESEIPYFLNYINQRKPNVTKKTRMWFTKEQITTEALIKLVRGNKTNLENEIFELLKDDFIKFEKSALCYSASDLVDKLKANNVRTTPTKISKILKDKFGLEQKNSSYTRYNLSSYPSIEDSKHYVESTICKGRYFKIEKELVFKSVDC; via the coding sequence ATGAATTATTTAAGAATAGGAGTAGATTATTTTAAAATAACAGAAAAGCCATTACATAGCGGAGACACAATTACTACACTGGTTAAATGGAATAAAAGTGAAATAAGTACAGATCACGGTAAATCGTTTTTACAAAAAATACCAAAATATGATGGTTTTGTGACTATTCCAAGTCACGTTGATTTTAAAGAAAAAATTAAGGGATTTTATAATGAGTACCATCAGCTTAAACATGATTTGAAAAAAGGAGAGTTTAATAAAACTAAAATGTTTTTAAAACATATTTTTGGTCAGCAATATGCACTAGGGTTAGATTATCTAACAATTTTGTGGCATTACCCAACACAAATTTTACCCATATTATGTTTAGTAAGTAATGAAAGAAGTACTGGTAAAACTACTTTTTTAAATTGGTTAAAGCTGATTTTTGAAAAGAACATGACTATAAATAAAAATGAAGATTTTAGAAGTCAATTTAATGCAGATTGGGCAACAAAACTTATCGTGGCAATAGATGAAGTTTTACTTGACAGAAGAGAAGATAGTGAAAGGATTAAAAATCTTTCTACAGCTAGAACATATAAGATAGAGCATAAAGGAAAGGACAAAATAGAAACTCCTTTTTTTGGTAAATTTATTTTATGTTCTAATAATGAGGATAACTTTATTTTAATTGATGATAAAGAAATTAGGTATTGGGTTCTTAAAATTCCAACAATTAATCAGGGAATGGAAGTGTCAGATTTATTAGAGGATTTAGAATCTGAAATACCATATTTTTTAAACTACATTAACCAAAGAAAACCTAATGTAACCAAAAAAACCAGAATGTGGTTTACTAAGGAGCAGATAACAACAGAAGCTTTGATTAAATTAGTTAGAGGAAATAAAACCAATTTGGAAAATGAAATATTTGAGCTTTTAAAGGATGATTTTATCAAGTTTGAAAAATCAGCTTTATGTTACAGCGCATCGGATTTGGTCGACAAGTTAAAAGCTAATAATGTAAGAACAACACCAACAAAGATTTCTAAAATTTTGAAAGATAAGTTTGGTTTAGAACAGAAAAATTCTTCTTATACTCGTTATAATTTGTCTAGTTATCCTAGTATTGAAGATTCTAAGCATTATGTAGAAAGTACAATATGTAAAGGAAGATATTTCAAAATTGAAAAGGAATTAGTTTTTAAAAGTGTTGATTGTTGA
- a CDS encoding helix-turn-helix domain-containing protein, whose translation MTKIVITTKEELSEIINKTVGQQIKELKSSINKLAKPSKKNLTIKEVATQLNVSELTVRNYITKGFIKAEKIGRRVIINAEALEDSLSEVKSLKYRR comes from the coding sequence ATGACAAAAATTGTAATAACAACAAAAGAGGAATTGTCTGAAATTATAAATAAAACAGTCGGACAACAAATAAAAGAATTAAAATCATCGATTAATAAGTTAGCTAAGCCTAGCAAGAAAAACCTGACCATTAAAGAGGTTGCAACGCAGTTAAACGTATCAGAGTTAACTGTCCGTAATTATATAACAAAGGGTTTTATTAAGGCAGAGAAAATTGGTCGAAGAGTGATTATTAATGCGGAAGCATTAGAGGACTCATTATCAGAAGTAAAATCTTTAAAATACAGAAGGTAA
- a CDS encoding tyrosine-type recombinase/integrase codes for MKHSFYLKNPQNQKGEKPSLIYFTCHFNKEKKKFVYSTGETIAPINWDFDYRQPYLKGKHKVPNNLTVNTQLSRYSQKFEETQALCLKINEEFTSKILRDSFDLEFKKISKKSNSFFDAYDDFMMEKQKRKEWKPSTIKRYINIKNHLLDFEARKKYKLTFSTINNNFDTEFKDFCYRVLDHSTNTFARNLGLFKTFMFWALKNKYTYNNAFIDFKKPERVITKEIALNLDQVNEIYTYQPQSLALEKVKDVFVFQCLTGLRYGELKRINKRTVTENSILIKEEKDVAKEVREIPLFEVSKNILEKYKFQLPLISNQKQNQFIKEIFKNAQFTFEVEYSRTKNREHKILKAPFYKRVSTHTARRTFITILKNKGVADKTIMEMTGHKDFKTFNSYYKVDNLAKHDAINKAFSALKID; via the coding sequence ATGAAACATTCTTTTTACTTAAAAAATCCTCAAAACCAAAAAGGAGAAAAGCCATCGTTAATCTATTTTACATGTCATTTTAATAAAGAGAAAAAAAAGTTTGTTTATTCTACAGGAGAAACAATAGCTCCAATAAATTGGGATTTTGATTATAGGCAACCTTATTTAAAAGGAAAACATAAGGTTCCTAATAATTTAACAGTAAATACTCAGCTATCAAGGTATTCTCAGAAATTTGAAGAAACTCAGGCATTATGTTTAAAAATTAATGAAGAATTTACTTCAAAAATATTACGTGATTCATTTGATTTAGAGTTTAAAAAAATTTCTAAAAAGAGTAATAGTTTTTTTGATGCATACGATGATTTTATGATGGAAAAACAAAAACGTAAAGAATGGAAACCTTCAACAATAAAAAGATATATTAATATAAAAAACCACTTACTTGATTTTGAAGCTAGAAAAAAATACAAACTTACATTCAGTACAATAAATAATAATTTTGATACTGAATTTAAAGATTTTTGTTATAGAGTCTTAGACCATAGTACCAATACATTTGCCAGAAACCTTGGACTATTTAAAACATTTATGTTTTGGGCATTAAAAAATAAATACACATATAACAATGCTTTTATAGATTTCAAAAAACCAGAAAGAGTTATCACTAAAGAAATTGCGTTAAATTTAGATCAAGTAAATGAAATTTACACATACCAACCTCAGTCTCTGGCATTAGAAAAAGTTAAAGATGTTTTTGTGTTTCAATGTTTAACAGGACTTAGGTATGGAGAGTTAAAAAGAATAAATAAACGTACTGTAACTGAAAATTCAATCCTAATTAAGGAGGAAAAAGATGTTGCTAAAGAAGTAAGAGAAATTCCTCTATTTGAAGTTAGTAAAAATATTTTAGAAAAATATAAATTTCAATTACCATTAATTAGTAATCAAAAGCAGAATCAGTTTATTAAAGAAATATTTAAAAATGCTCAATTTACCTTTGAAGTAGAATATAGTAGAACTAAAAATAGGGAACATAAAATACTAAAAGCACCATTTTATAAAAGGGTAAGTACTCATACTGCCAGAAGGACTTTCATTACAATTTTAAAAAATAAAGGAGTTGCAGATAAAACAATTATGGAGATGACTGGGCATAAAGATTTTAAAACGTTTAATAGTTATTATAAAGTAGATAATCTTGCAAAACATGACGCTATTAATAAGGCATTTTCAGCATTAAAAATTGATTAA
- a CDS encoding TlpA disulfide reductase family protein → MKYLVTAVMLMLFVSCKDSAKENTFKEVDFSQLEHVLNKQDNKTYVVNFWATWCAPCVKELPYFEKLNKDYKDKNVEVILVSLDFPKHFDTKLKTFVKENQLQSQLYALNDMDSNTWIPKVDKDWSGAIPATLIFNSKKRAFYEQPFEYNQLQDTLNQFLN, encoded by the coding sequence ATGAAATATTTAGTTACTGCAGTAATGCTTATGTTGTTTGTCTCTTGTAAAGACTCGGCAAAAGAAAATACATTTAAAGAAGTTGACTTTTCTCAATTAGAACACGTTTTAAATAAGCAAGATAATAAAACCTATGTTGTTAACTTTTGGGCAACTTGGTGCGCACCTTGTGTAAAAGAATTACCTTATTTTGAAAAATTAAACAAAGACTATAAGGATAAAAATGTAGAGGTTATTTTGGTGAGTTTAGATTTCCCTAAGCATTTTGATACCAAGTTAAAAACGTTCGTTAAAGAAAACCAATTACAATCACAATTATATGCTTTAAACGATATGGATTCTAATACATGGATACCAAAAGTAGATAAAGATTGGTCTGGAGCAATTCCTGCGACACTAATTTTCAACTCAAAAAAAAGAGCGTTTTATGAGCAACCTTTTGAATATAACCAATTACAAGACACCTTAAACCAATTTTTAAATTAA
- a CDS encoding rhodanese-like domain-containing protein gives MKKISIILSFLLISLVSCEEKATNVQVVSYEEMETYLDLEDIQLVDVRTPKEYKEGHINQAQNIDFFSPTFDQDIQKLDKDKPVMVYCQMGGRSAKCAEKMKELGFVKIYDFKGGYSKWKSQEQTK, from the coding sequence ATGAAAAAGATATCAATTATACTTAGTTTCTTATTAATTTCATTAGTAAGTTGTGAAGAAAAAGCAACAAACGTACAAGTTGTTTCTTACGAAGAAATGGAAACTTATTTAGATCTAGAAGACATACAACTAGTAGATGTAAGAACACCTAAAGAGTATAAAGAAGGTCATATAAATCAAGCCCAAAACATAGATTTCTTTTCGCCAACATTTGATCAAGATATACAAAAGTTGGATAAAGATAAACCCGTAATGGTTTACTGTCAAATGGGAGGAAGAAGTGCAAAATGCGCAGAAAAAATGAAAGAACTAGGATTTGTTAAAATCTACGACTTTAAAGGTGGATATAGCAAATGGAAAAGTCAAGAACAAACAAAATAA
- a CDS encoding YqaE/Pmp3 family membrane protein, which yields MSILTIILNLFIPPLSVFLNKGLGKDFLINLILSLIFWLPGVIHAFYVTSDR from the coding sequence ATGAGCATTTTAACTATTATCCTTAATCTTTTTATTCCGCCTTTATCGGTTTTTTTAAATAAAGGTTTAGGTAAAGATTTTTTAATAAATTTAATTTTATCTCTTATATTCTGGTTACCTGGTGTAATACACGCCTTTTATGTAACTAGTGACAGATAA
- a CDS encoding Abi family protein, translating into MFDKNPFTLTQQVKQLQDRGLKIKHPRIAEKYLINISYYRLGEYWYVMQSDKENHIFKPNSKFEDVIALYNFDAELRLLLFDVIEKIEISLRTKLIYYLSHEIDPWWFCNSEIFIDRLKFSRTLAKIEEEVTRSRSKDVTIKHHFKKHKDDLRFPPSWKTLEQVSFGNLSKLYGNLHHRINSKDEIAKDFGAVNHTYLPSWLQSIAQIRNFCAHHSRLWNRNLPSTVKILPNPPNPWITDSHNVPKQHEFSKLYIHMCLMRYMLNAILPKNEFGNKLNSLLLKYPNVDPNALGMKPNWQDEPLWK; encoded by the coding sequence ATGTTCGACAAAAATCCATTCACACTTACTCAACAAGTCAAGCAACTACAAGATCGTGGTTTAAAAATCAAACATCCTCGTATTGCTGAGAAATATCTTATAAATATTAGTTATTATAGGTTAGGAGAGTACTGGTATGTAATGCAGTCTGATAAAGAAAATCATATTTTCAAACCCAATAGTAAATTCGAAGATGTTATAGCTTTGTACAATTTCGATGCAGAGTTAAGATTGTTACTTTTTGATGTTATAGAAAAGATAGAAATTAGTTTGCGTACTAAATTAATCTATTACTTATCTCATGAAATAGATCCTTGGTGGTTTTGTAATTCAGAGATTTTTATAGATAGATTGAAATTTTCCAGAACATTAGCTAAAATAGAAGAGGAAGTAACTAGGTCAAGAAGTAAAGATGTCACAATAAAACATCATTTTAAAAAGCATAAAGATGATTTAAGATTTCCTCCATCATGGAAAACTTTAGAACAAGTAAGTTTTGGTAATTTATCAAAGTTATATGGTAATTTACATCATAGAATAAATTCTAAAGATGAAATAGCAAAGGATTTTGGTGCAGTAAACCATACCTATTTACCAAGCTGGTTGCAGTCAATAGCTCAGATACGTAATTTTTGTGCGCATCACTCTAGGTTATGGAATCGTAATTTACCTAGTACAGTAAAAATATTACCAAACCCACCAAACCCTTGGATAACAGATAGTCACAATGTGCCAAAACAACACGAGTTTTCTAAACTTTATATACATATGTGTTTAATGAGGTATATGCTTAATGCCATTTTACCTAAAAATGAGTTTGGAAATAAATTAAATAGTTTACTTTTAAAATATCCTAATGTAGATCCTAATGCACTAGGTATGAAACCAAATTGGCAAGATGAACCACTATGGAAATAA